One part of the Solea solea chromosome 1, fSolSol10.1, whole genome shotgun sequence genome encodes these proteins:
- the LOC131462357 gene encoding collectin-12-like yields MKDDFADEEEVQSFGYKRFGIQEGTQCTKCKNEWALKTSIALLYVLCTLLTIAVAVLGYKVVQRVDNVSEGIAKYGGKIVAVETDLKKLDDQTGEKSENTTTEIQMFKNNIWTLQRQLSAVEEHIRSDQVKLSQLQNIGSDIQSSQGSFLGVLQTNTATLRSVNGTLQSYGSVIQGLQEDTVRLQKELQQQMRLQNQALLSIGSLNLTQAQQRGLIAALQRSVDDTSQAIQKMRNDFQNLEQSTRQTRSDTEWLRGKVENLQILASNASALSKANNDSLEDVGSQLTFMANQLQNTSNLADAHDQTLKEIMDQQRDFRNLTSTKFDRLEVRLDESEQSMDRVTGNISFTTQLLGAINLNLNGLRTCSETVGRHSDFLLNLNNSMTDVRTDAAGLRSQQEELSARLDKEVTNLSIVMEEMKLVDTKHSQLITNFTILQGPPGPRGPRGDRGSQGQPGNSGQKGEKGEKGAPGIRGPKGEQGIPGPPGLPGLRGLPGAPGNPGSKGSRGSGGRAGPSGAKGEPGTAGLPGRDGQPGPQGAQGPPGIRGSVGPAGEQGPRGLPGPVGPPGPPGTPGQPGQPGIPVRASVMSLGPVPLQDQAVAPTLWAPGCPAEWENYRDKCYFFSKDLHSFDDAQATCESKSASLLIISDMEEQEWLQKQTFKGYFWMGLTDREEENVWRWLDGTQPAFTKWKPGQPDNWGHEHEKGEDCAGLIHNGLWNDFLCEDLISYICEKQMDNLRSPGS; encoded by the exons GCATCCAGGAGGGCACCCAGTGCACTAAATGCAAGAATGAATGGGCATTAAAGACCTCCATAGCTCTGCTCTATGTGCTGTGTACTCTCCTCACCATCGCTGTCGCTGTGCTTGGATACAAAG tagtgCAAAGAGTTGACAATGTGTCTGAAGGCATCGCAAAGTATGGAGGAAAGATAGTTGCTGTTGAGACGGATTTGAAAAAGCTTG ATGATCAAACGGGAGAGAAGTCGGAGAATACCACCACAGAGATCCAGATGTTCAAGAACAACATCTGGACTCTCCAGCGGCAGCTGTCTGCAGTGGAGGAACACATCCGCAGTGATCAAGTTAAGCTGAGTCAGCTGCAGAACATTGGCTCGGACATTCAGAGCAGCCAGGGCTCCTTTCTGGGAGTGCTGCAGACTAACACAGCCACCTTGCGCTCTGTAAACGGTACCCTGCAGTCTTACGGCAGCGTCATCCAGGGTCTTCAGGAAGACACTGTCAGGCTGCAAAAAGAACTCCAGCAGCAGATGAGGCTCCAGAATCAGGCACTACTTAGCATCGGCAGCTTAAACCTCACCCAGGCCCAGCAGAGAGGCCTCATTGCTGCTCTGCAGCGTTCAGTGGATGACACCAGCCAGGCCATCCAGAAAATGCGCAATGACTTTCAAAACCTTGAGCAGTCAACGCGACAGACACGCTCTGACACGGAGTGGCTTCGAGGTAAAGTGGAAAACTTGCAAATCTTGGCTAGTAATGCCTCAGCTCTCTCCAAGGCTAACAATGACAGCCTTGAGGATGTGGGATCCCAGCTCACCTTTATGGCCAACCAGCTCCAAAACACTAGCAACCTGGCTGATGCTCATGACCAAACCTTGAAGGAGATCATGGATCAGCAGAGGGACTTCCGCAACCTCACGTCCACCAAGTTTGACCGGCTGGAGGTGCGGCTAGATGAGTCGGAGCAGAGTATGGATCGTGTGACTGGCAACATCAGTTTCACCACACAGCTTCTGGGTGCCATTAACCTGAACCTGAACGGGTTACGCACTTGTTCTGAGACCGTCGGCCGTCACTCGGACTTCTTGTTAAACCTCAACAACAGCATGACAGATGTAAGGACAGATGCAGCTGGTCTGAGGTCCCAGCAGGAGGAGCTGTCAGCACGTCTGGACAAGGAGGTCACGAACCTCTCTATTGTCATGGAGGAGATGAAACTGGTGGACACCAAGCACTCGCAGCTCATAACCAACTTCACTATTTTACAGG GACCCCCTGGTCCTAGAGGCCCGAGAGGGGACAGAGGATCACAAGGACAACCTGGTAATTCTGGCCAAAAGGGAGAGAAAGGTGAAAAGGGTGCCCCAGGAATTCGAGGACCTAAAGGAGAGCAGGGTATCCCAGGACCACCAGGTCTGCCAGGGTTAAGAGGTCTACCGGGTGCACCTGGCAACCCTGGATCCAAAGGCTCCCGAGGGTCAGGAGGCAGAGCTGGACCTTCTGGAGCTAAAGGAGAGCCTGGTACTGCTGGTTTGCCTGGAAGAGATGGACAGCCTGGTCCTCAGGGGGCACAGGGTCCACCAGGTATCAGAGGCTCAGTGGGACCAGCTGGGGAGCAGGGGCCAAGGGGTTTGCCAGGACCAGTGGGGCCTCCAGGGCCACCAGGAACACCAGGACAACCAGGACAACCAGGAATCCCAGTAAGGGCCTCAGTAATGTCTTTGGGTCCTGTGCCCCTGCAAGATCAAGCAGTAGCTCCAACACTTTGGGCCCCTG GATGCCCTGCCGAGTGGGAGAACTACAGAGACAAATGCTACTTCTTCTCCAAAGACTTGCACAGTTTTGACGACGCTCAAGCGACGTGCGAGTCAAAGTCTGCGTCATTGTTGATCATCAGTGACATGGAGGAACAG GAATGGCTTCAGAAGCAGACATTTAAGGGTTACTTCTGGATGGGTCTGActgacagggaggaggagaatgtgTGGCGCTGGCTGGATGGGACTCAACCTGCCTTCAC GAAGTGGAAGCCGGGTCAGCCTGATAACTGGGGCCATGAGCATGAAAAAGGAGAAGACTGTGCCGGTCTCATCCATAACGGGTTGTGgaatgattttctctgtgaagatctcatAAGCTACATCTGCGAGAAGCAAATGGATAACT TAAGATCACCTGGATCGTAG